CAGAGCTTTGAAGCGTTTCTAAATCTTTCAATTCCTGTTTGAGATAATCCCATTGAGAAGAGTTGTTTTTCAAATTCTCTTCATTGAAGTAATGCTCTTTATTGAAGGCTTTGTATTTTGCTTCTTCGCTTTTAATCTCCGCTCTCAATTTGACTTCTTCAATAATCAAGGGATTGCCTGTCGCTTCTGCTTTCATCTCACTCGCATTAGAACTCCCCATAGTGAAGTCTTCTAATTCATTCAAGCCTAATTTGTGCGCGTTTCTAAATTGCTCTATGCCTTTAGATTTAGTTTCTATGATTTGCCACATACGGCTATCGTAAGTCTTTTCAGTGGCGTAGCGATAGATTTTCATTCTAAAGTTTTCAGGATCATTTTGGTGTAAAATATTGCCTTGCCTTATCCCACGCCCTTCCATTTGCAACAATTCATCAGGCCTCCATGGGCAATCTAATTCATGCATAGCGACTAATCTTTCTTGCACATTAGTGCCTACGCCCATTTTAGCAGGACTGCCCAATAAAACCCTGACTTCGCCACGATTGAGCTTTTTGAACAAATCCTGCTTTTGCTCTTCGGTTTTAGCGTCATGGATGAAAGCGATTTCATTTTGTGGGATACCCATTTGGACTAAATGCCTTAAAACATCGCTATAAACATCAAACGAACAGCCTTTAGCTAGCTCTTCATCTAAATCAACATTTTTTGCCTTTTTCTCTTTGAGTTCGTTTTCTAATTCTTTCTTGCTAGGCGCGATGAGATTGCCATTTTCATCATAGCTAGACAAGCTCTCTAAAAGCTCTTGAGCTTCATCTAGGGGATTTTTGTTTTCTATTCCATGAGTGCTATCTGGCGCTTCTAAACTGACTTTTTGGCTATGGGTTTTGGGTGTGGATAGCCCTATGAAACCAAGTTGTGTGCCTTTAGTGGCATGAGTTTCTAAATAATTCTCATAGATATTTTCTGCCATAGCATAGCTTTTAGAAAATTCTTTTTCCACTTTAGCGTTTGGATCAATCAAGCGGTAATCCAAAGCCACTTTTCTAGCGTCTGTGGTGCAAGAAAGGATATTGTCTTGCCCTTTTTTATTTTTCTTGCCTTCGCATTTTTGCATCCTATCAATGATAGAGCCTTCATTATATTTGCCATTTTCATCCGCCACGCCAATAAATTGAGCCACTTCTTCGCTTCTTTTCACCACCATATTGATAGGTTTATCCCCATACACTTTAGGCACAAAGTGGGGGTTATGCTTTAAAATATCATCATTGGAGACAATATCCGCAAAAGCTCTATACATGGTGCTTAAGCCTTGCACATCGCTAAATTTAGAAAAGCGATTAACCATTTTATAACTTTGAGCGGAAGTGTCTAATTCAAAATCATTCACCACTTCCCCATAAGTCTTTGCCCAATCATCAAAGAATTCTAAATCTCTTTCTTTTAACACATCAGGGGTTAAATAGCGTTGCAAGTGATACATTTCACTTAAGGAATTAGCTATAGGCGTGCCGGTTAAAAACATGATTTTCTTATTGTTTTGATGCAAGTAGCGCGTTTTAATCAACAAATCTCTGGCGCGATTAGAGCCTTGTTGGTTACCAAGCCCTGCAATTTTTTCCATAGAAGTTTCAAAGGCTAGATTTTTGAATAAGTGGGCTTCATCCACGATCAAATTGTCAATCCCCATTTGACTAATATCAATATGAGAGCCTTGTTTTTCTAAAATCGCATCGTATTTAGCACGGATTTTATCCAGCTTGTTTTTAAAGGCTCTTTCATTGGGTTTTTTAGTTTCTCTAGGGTTATTTTTATAAGCCAGTTCTTGCCTTTCAAAGTTTTTTTCGGCATTCACTAGCTCTTCTTCTTTCAATTCTTCTATGATTCCTCTAGGGTTAGACAATAATTCCAAATGGGTGTGCGCGATAATCACAGCGTCATAATTGTTGTTAGCGATTTGATTGAATAAAAGCTCTCTTTCTTTTTCAGTGATGTCCTTGCTACCAACAACTAACACATTAGCGTTAGGGTAAGCCTTATAAAATTCATCGCCCCATTGCTTGGTTAAATGGTTAGGCACGGCAATGAGCGTTTTATTCACTAATCCCATGCGTTTTTGTTCCATGCAACTGGCTATAGCGCACAAAGTCTTGCCTGCTCCAACCTGATGGTCTAAACACACCGCCTTATCTTGGATGGTTCTAAAAATAGCGTTCTTTTGGTGGGGGCGCAATTTGATATTATGATTAAAGCCCTCTAGTTCTAATCGCGAGCCATCATAGGTTTTTAAAACCAGGTTATTGAAAGTGTCATTATAGATTTGCTCCAAATGGGTTCTTCTTGCATAGTCTTTGTAAATCCAGTCTTTAAAGGCTTCTTTCAATTCTTCTGCTTTTTGTTTGGCGAGATTGCTTTGCTCTTCATCAGTGATAAAAATTTCTTTTTTAGGGTCATTAGGATCAACTTGGGCGTATTTAACGCTCAAATCCTTGTTGTTTAAGACTTTATTTAAAAGGCTTTCAAAAGGCGCTTTATAAGAATGCGGTTTGTCTTTATGCCTGATACCATAAAGCTCGTTTAATTCATTGTTTCTAACAAAAACTTCATAAGCACCGCTTAGGTGTTCTACTTTGATGTCTTCTTTGAGATTGCCTAGTTGGTAATCTGTCATTTTATCGCCGTATTGCTTTTCATAATGGTTAGCGCTCAATTCTATTAAAAACTCTTCTAAATACTGAGTGGGTATCCAAGGGCTGTTGATATGAGCCATGATTTCAGTGGCTTTCAAATCTTTAGGGACAATCAGCTCTAGATCTTTCACATTAGCCTCTAATCCCTCCACGCCTTGATTAATGGCTTCTTTAACTTCTTTGAGTTTTCTTTTTACATTGCCGCTCAAATAATCGTTCGCTAAAACATAGTCGCCATTATCCTTGTGGTCTTTATAAATAAGTTTTTGCTCTAAAAGTTCTTTGATCGTGGTTTCTAAACTTTGGGTTGTGAAATGATCCCTAATGAAATGCAAATCCAAACCCCCTTTTTGATTGATGCTTGCAATTAACGCCTCTTTAGCGTTAGTGATGATGAGTTCTTTTTTAGGGTTCAAAGTCCTTTCAAAAAAGATTTGAGCTTTTTTAGCTTGAGCTTGCCTTGGCTCTATGTTTTGCATTTTAGCGCTTCTAGGGGTGATTTCTTTTTCAAAGTCTTTTTCTAATCCTAAGACTTTAGCGCCATACAAATCTTGTTTGATGTCCTTGCGGTTTTTGTTTTCATTGAGATAGCCAAATTTCTTGACAAATCCATCATAAACAAGATTGAGTTTAGCCCTCTTGTTTTCTAGCTCTAAATCAGAGCTTAAGGGGTTTAATTCCGCGCTCGTTAAATCATTCAAAGCGTCTTTGATTTTAAAATAGGCTTTTAGTCGTGAATCTTGGACTTTAGAGTTGATTTTAGTGGGTTTTAAAAAGATTCCCATTTCATTATTTTGTTCTAGTTGGAAATAAAGATTATCCCACTTGACTAATTCCCCCCTTTCTAAATTTTTGATAAGCTTTTGAACTTCTTGATAGCGTTCGTTATTTGCATCAATGATGAGAGCGTCTGTTTTAAGGGTAGTCTTATGGTATTGATAGACATCTTTAGGCAATTTTTCTATCGCTTGTTGAAGCGCTTGGGATAAATCCAAGCTCTCATCTTCTAAGGCTTGCAACTCGTATTTATAAATTTGTTCGCCATTGATTTCAAAGCTATAGCGGGTTTTTTCCAAACTCAAATGCCCTAGAATGTTTTCAGGGTGGTGGATAAAGTATTCATTTAGGGTTTGTTCGTTGAGATGGATATTATTCTCGCCAACTTTATCCATGAAGCCTTTGATGATCTTATAGTCTTGTTCTCTGTAGCCAAAGTTAGCGGTGTCTATTTTTTCATACCAGCGTTGCAATTTTTCTTGTTTGAAACCAAAATGGCTTGCAACCGCATTGACAATCTTAAGTTGATCGCTAGGGATAAAACTATCAAAGCGGTTGTTTTGCAAGGCAAAAAGGGTTTCATCGTCCAAGCTATTAATGATCTTGTCATAATAGGGCATAGCTTTAGTGAAGCTTTGATTGGTTGCTTTTTCAACGCCTTTTTTGAAAAACACAATGTCGCTAGTTACTTCTGCTCCTGTTGCTTTAAACACGCTATTAGGCAGTCTTATCGCGCCTAAAAAGGTGGCGTTTTGCGCGATGTGTTCTCTCATTTTAGGGTTTTTAGCATCCATAAACCAAGAACTCACCACAAACGCCCCTATGCCATCATCTTTCAATTCTTTGATAGCTTTCCCTAAAAAGTAATTATGAACGCTCTCGTTACTCAATTCTTTGTCATTAGAGCTATAGATTTTATGATTGCCATAAGGAGGATTGCCCACAAACGCATCGTATTCTTGATAGAATTCGTGGTTTTCTAAAGCGGTGTTTTGGATGACTTGATTAGGGTAAAGGAATTGAGAAATATTAGCGCTAATAGGATCTAATTCTGTTCCCATAAAGCGGTAATTCTTATCGCTTGGCGCATGAGCGATGAATTTGCCTGTGCCTAAACTGGGTTCAAAGATTTCTTTTTGATGGTTGTTTTGATTAAACCCTAATCGATCTAAAGCCTGATAAATGCTATCAATAACCAATTTAGGGGTGTAGTAAGCGTCTCTTGTGCTCAAATAAGCTCTTCTGAATTCATCTTTAGTGAGTAAGGCTTTTAATTCTTCAAATTCTTCAGGGTGTTGATCTTTTTTAAAGTAGCTCTCTAAAGCGCCCCATCCGCTAAATTGCGCTAGGATTTCTTGCTCTTTTAAAGTGGCGTAATAATCGCCTTTTAAGATCTCTTGTTTGGTTTGCAATTCTTTTAAAAGCCTAATAGCTTTTATGTTAGCCTTATAGCGGGTTTTAGCTCCTTTAATTAAAACTTCTTCGCTCGGCTTAAAATCTATTTTAGGATTAAGGGGGATAGCTGGCGTGGTTGGTGTTTCTTGCTCTTGTGTTTCTTGTTTTATCGTGGTTTGCGCGTTTTCTTGCGTGTCTTGCTCTTGCGCGGTTTGTTCTTGAGCGTTATTTAACTCTACGCTATTGTCTGTTATCCCACTCTCTTGTGTGGGATTTAATCCTATGCTATTAGAGATAGCGTTTAAATCAATGGCTTGACTATCTGGCGCGTTGAATGCGTTTAAGGCTTCATTTGTTGTTTCAATGGATTTTTGAATGCGATTTTCTAAAATCTCTAAGACTTTTTTAGGGCTGATTTTTAATTGGAATTTGTCATAAAAGATTTTAGTCGTAGGGTCTTTAAGGAGTTGTGCCCCCACAAGGCTATCTTTTAAAGGCTCGTTGTTTTGAATGGCTTCTAAGAGCCTGGATCTAAAGTCAGGCTCGCTCGCTATAGTGTTGTTTCTAATAGCGTTAAGCAAGCTTTCTAAATGGTTTAAATTTGATAAAAGTCCTCTCTTTTGATCCCTGTTTTGTTCAAGGTTTCTAAGTCCATTTGGTGCGCTGAGTCCTGCATGATGTAATCGGCTTTGAGCAGGTAATAATACTGATTGATTTGAGCTTCCTTGAGCAATTCCAAATCGCTCACCCCTTGCGCCCTTTTGATTTGCGCTTCCATTCTGTCTAGGGCTTCTGTCTCCATTTTCGTTTGCTCTATCACTGCTTTTATCAAGCTCATTATTGTTCTGTGATCTTTGGTTTTCATGGTCTGTGGGAAATAATGAGCCCACCTGTCCATGATCAAAAAGGCGTAAGCGTCCAGTCTGTCCTGGCTGTTCTCTAGAGAGAGAAAGCCCCAAATCTCTGGAGCTATTTTGTTGATGAGATGGGGATTGCGGTGGCTGTGGTATTCCTCTCTCATTTGGGGGATTATCCCCTTTTTCTTCGCTTCTTGCTCCATTTTCCATTCGGTTTGCTTGACTTGATGCGCCATTGCCATCCGCTCTTGCTGATACTCTATCTCCTCCAAATACATGTTCATGTAATCTATCTCGCTCTCTATGGGGTTTTTCTGAAACTGCCTGTTGGTCGCTAGATCTATAAACTCCTCTTGTTCCTCCCTGCTCTCTAGGCTCAATAAATAGATTAGGGTCTTGGTGTGAAAGTTCTTCATCACTCGATCGCTCCATTCCCTCTTGTTGTCCTCCATGTTCGCTTCTGCGGTGAATTTCTTGCGGAATTCCTGCTCTAGCTCTGCTCGGCTCATCTGCGCGATTCGTTCTTTCTTTTCCATTTGGTTCTCCTAAATTTTGTTGCTCTAATTCTAAATCAGCCAAGCTTAAATTTGGATGATTATTATCATTATTTTTAATAATATTGTTAGAAGTATTAGTCTCTATTGTATTTTTAATAGTGTCATTAGTATTCAATTTGGTATTTTCATTGTTTATTGATTCAAAAGGCAGTTTGTTATAGAGCTTAAAATACTCAGCGCTAGAAATACTAGGGATTATTTCTCTTACCAATTCACCAGCTTTTGTTGTTTCTACTTCTTGGTAAATGTCTTTAAGATAGTCGTATTCTTTAGCGATTTCATTGCCATTTTCTAAGGTTTTTTGATGCGTTTCATTGTGGTGGATCAATTGGATTTCTAAACCTTGTTCTTTCAATTCTTCTAAGCTGTTTGTGTGGGTTAGAATTTCAATTTCTTTTGAAAAAAACTCTTTGTTGTTTATAGTGTCAATCAGATCGTATCTTTTAGTGATGCGCCTTTCAAACCCTTCCTTATTCGCTTCATAAACACGAGAACTTTCTTTTATCTCACCATTAGCAAAGAACCTAACATCTTCTTTACTATTATCCTTATATATTCGTTTTTCAAAGCTTAAATACTTTGCCCATTCAATAGGATTTCTAGAAATCATGCTTGCTGTATTGATCTGAGTTTTCACGACATAGGGGAGTGGATCTTGTTTTTCATTAACCTTGTCTGATTCTTCAGTAGGGTTGCTTATGGCAATATCACTATTATCTAAGATGCTAAATAAATTCGGTTCTTCTCTTAAAGTTTGAAGTTTCTTTTTGCTGGGTTTATATGCCATTTGTTGCTCCTTTTAAAATTTAACTTTGGGTGTCTTGTAGAACTTCTTGTTCGCTTTGTTCATCGCTTTGTTGCATTTTCTTAAATAAGGCTCTTTTTTCTTCCATGCTGATTTCACTCAGTGGCTTTTTTAAAATCTCATCAATTTCATTGTGATTTTCTTGATCTGTGTTTTCATTCTTGTTTTTTTCTTGTGAAGTAGTGTGGTTTTCATTATCTTTCTCTCTTTCTGTTAGATTTGAATTTTCACTCTCTTTTTGTGGTGTAGTGGGGTTATTCTCGTTGGTCTTGCCCTCACTATCCTTGTTTTCTGTGTTTTCCCCCTTATTGCTTGGATCTAAGTTAGCTTTGTTTTGATTAGGGGTTGTTGCAATTTCTGTAGTGGGTTGCGTAGACTCTTTAAATCTTTTTCTTTCTACTTCTAAATCAATAGGCAAGCTAGCTCTTTTTAAAAGCTTTTTATCTTTAAACCAATAATTAGCTTTAAGTTTTAAAGGGGTCGCTTTAGCTCCTGTAACAATGACAATAACTTCATCTGATTCTATATTCATAATGTCTTGGGCTGTGAGTAAATTTCTACCCTCATGGCTATAAGAAGAACTACCTCCAAAGACTAGCTGACCCTTTTCAGTAGAATAATTTTTAGATTGTCTAGTGAATTCGCCCACTTCCTTAGAAACAATCTCAGCATCTTCAGCGCTATTCATCTTAAAGACAATGTTATAATGCACCACGCCTTTTAAGATTTTCAAATCATCATCGCTATAATATTTTCTAATCATCGCATAATCTTGCGTGATGAATAAGGGAACGACATTATAAGAGCGACAAAGTGCAGGCATTTCTAACAAGAAAGGCAATTTACCAAATCTAACAAATTCATCTAAAATCATATAAATGCGTTCTTCTTTTTTAGAACTTTCATTAGCTAGTAAGTTTTTAGCAATACTTTCTAAAATCACTCTAACTAAGGGGGCAAGCGTGTTGATGTCTTTTTGAGCAATCACAATATAAAGACTGATATTGTCTGTTCTTAATTCTTCATAATCAAAGCTCATTTTAGAAGTAGCAATTCTTACTTGATTGCTTTTAAAAACAGACACAAAGCGATTGAAAGTAGAAATAATACTTGCAAATTCTTCTTCAGCACTATTAGCCCACGCTCTTGCATCATTTCTTACAATTTCATCTAACGCCCCTTCACTTCTAGGGGCTGGTTCAGGCTCATTTGGGTCAAAATTTCTAGGGTCTTTGGGGTCAGCGTATTTTTGCTCTGAAACTTGCAAATACCACAATTTTCTCGCATTCACATTAGGAATTAAAATAGGCTCATTAGTTTGTGGGTCTAGAATAATTTCGCCTGTCTTTTTGTCGTGCTGATAGAGCTGTTTGTAATAGCGACTTCTTTTATCAATTAAATTGACATAGTCTCTATTTGGACCCATAGCCACATCAAAAAAGTTTGTTTCATCTTTGGAACAAACATCATGCAAGGCATAAAAGCTAAACAAATCTTTCGCTTTAGATACCCAATGGTCTTCGCCCTTTTCTTCGCTAATAAAGACATTATTAGCATTCTCTTGCACAAGTCTTAGGCGTTGGTCAAAGTTCATGGGTTTTACAATCCTTTTATCAAAAGGATTGAAATAACAAGTATTATCATCACCATAGGGATTAAAGATTAAAATCCTATTGTTTAAGAATTTTTGTCTATATCCAGCAGTTTTATCTCTTAGTTCGCCTTTAATATCAGTGATAATACAGCTATTAGGCAAAGTCAATAAATTGGGTAAAGCCACGCATGCAGTTTTACCAGCTCCGGGCGGTGCAACAATCATGGCTCCTAAGGGCTTGTCATAACACACATCTCTAAGTTTTGGAAAACCAAATTTACCTAGAATAAAGCCCTTGTCAAATTGCACCCCTAATCTATGCACTACCTTACAAAAGCCCTCTTTACTAAAGACTTTAAAGCACTCTATGTCTTTAACATTAGCCCATCTCGCATAGCCATGCGAAGTTTCTTTAGTCTTTTGAATACTCATATAAATCGTAGCTACTAAGGGCATTAAAGACATTATCATAGTGATATAGACTTCAAATTTTAAATCTAAGATACTCGCCCCCTTATAAAGCCCTATAAACACGCTTTGAGAAAAGAAATAAGCCTGTCTAAACGACTTTAGGGCATCAAAAACATAATAATTTGCCAAGATAAAAAATAAGGGGATAAGTAAAATGCTAAAAAGCACGCAAAAAGCTTTCACAAATTGCATTTTCATTCATTATCCTTTTTTGGCTCAGTAGCAGATTGTTTTTCATTAAGAGCATTGAGAATTTTTGAGATGGTGTTAAGCTCTGTTTCGCTTTTTTGCTCTTTATAGATTTGGAGCAACAATTCCAAAGAGACTTTTTTGCAATCTTCTATGTTTTTATTGAGCGTATCCATAGTCTTAAAAAGCTCTTCTAAGAATGCTAAATTCTGCAAATAAAAGGGCTTGTTATACTTAATGGCAATGTTGGTGTTCTTGGCTATTTGGTTAATGTTATTACCATTAGCCATGAGTTCTTTATAGACATGTTGGTTAAGACTGATGACTTTAAACAAGCTTTCATAAAAATCCCTTGCTCTTAGTGTTTCTTTGCTAGGGTCTAGGGCTAATAAAAGGCCTTCTATACACTCAGTAACGCTAATTTTTTTGACTTTTAAATAATTTTCTAAAATGTCCTTACATTCATTTGAAATAAAGCAATTGATACGCTTACCCAATTTTCGCTTGTTTTGATACTTTTTCATAAGCTACTTTCTAATTCTTTGGTGGGTAAGATTTCTTGAATATATCTAGTGTTAGTGGCTTTATCAAGCACAATTTGAACGACAATATCTACACTGCTTTCAAAGAATTTTCTTGCTACACTGACATCTAAACCACTTTTATTCATCTGTAGATTTAAAGCAATCGCCTCTATGACCCCATGCACACTATCTGCATGTAAAGTAGAAACCATTCCTTTATGTCCTGTGTTGCCAAACCTTAAAAAAAGCAAGGCATTTCGTGTGTCAATCTCGCCTACCATAAGTCTATCAGGACTCATTCTCATTGCCATATTCAAGGCGTTTTCATAGGTAAATTTAGAGCTTTCAGTTTTATCCACTAACAAGGATTTATGATTTTCAAACGCTCTTAAATCTAATTCTTCGCTATCTTCTACACTCACTATTCGTGTGTGTTTAGGGATAAAGTCAATCAGAGCGTTTAAAAAACTTGTTTTGCCACTGCCTGTTCCTCCGCTAATGAGTAAGTTTTTACCCTCAATCATCAGCTTTTGTAAATACTCATAGTCGTATTGACACACACCAGAAAGCTTGAAAGCTTTTAAATCAAACTTTTTCTCGCTAGGCACTCTAATATTCAAACTCAATTCATTATCCGCACTAATAGCAAAGTGGTTCATGCTCACTCTGTATCTAGAAGTAGGAATGGAAGTATTAAGGGTGGGGTAATTAGCATTAAAGAACAAATCTCTAAAACTCGCTAATTGTTCCCCAAAACCAAGCATAAAGGCTTTATCTAAATTTTCATCAAAGACTTTTTCTCTAGTTCCATCAAGCTTATAGAGCCAAATTTCTTTTTCTTTATTCATAATCAGCTCTGTAATACCGCTATCTAAATAAGGCAAGAGCCTCAAAATAGCGTTTCTTAAAGCCCTATAATCTTTGAGTTTGTTTAAGTCCATCAAATTACTTTCTTTTTAATTCTTCAATCTTTTTACTAAGCGTTTCAATCTTGTTATCCAAGTGCTTAATGCGTCTTTCAAACTCTCTTTGCAAGCTTTCACGCTTATTGATAGCCTTGTCTAATTCATCAGTGCGTCGAACAATTAAATTGGCGTTGTTTTTTAATTCCTTAGCTTTTTGAATGTTATTCAATGGCATTTCTGCTTCCTTTGGTTTTTGGTTTTCATTATTTGAGCTAGTTTCTAACTCGTCTGCTTGTATGTTTTCATCTAACATCATTGACTCCTTAAAAATTAAAATAAATAGGCGTAGTTAAACGCTATGTAGCTAGAATTAGTCGCTTTGGTAATAAAATTAGAAAATAAGACTTCGCCCTTAAAATTCCCGTTTTGAGCGACAATTTTGCTAGGTGTTAGGGATTGATAATTGATTGCCCCTCCAAAGCGATAATTCACTTCAAATTGATGATGATTTAAGTAATAATGAAGTCCAATGGTAGGATAAAAACCATGATTAAAAATATCTTTAGGCTTATTGGTGATAAACTCACTACGCATGGTTTTTATGGGGTCTATTTTTGCAAAATAATATTGCATACGCCAGCCAAATCCTACACTTAATCCTAGTGTGTGGCGGTTCTTTTTAATGACATTTAAAAAATCAAACAAATACTTTATATCTAGTCCAAAGTTTAAGGGCGTGTAATTAGCGCTAACCTTAGAATTGTAAATGTCTATATTGGTGCTTACAGCACTAGGTGTGCCTCCATATAAATGCGTTGAAAACTTAATCCCATGTCTTTTTGTAGCTCCAAAGTAATGCTGATAGCCCATTAAAACACCCATATTAAAATTAGCGTTACTAGAAGTGTGGCTATAAGTGATTAAATCATCTGTAGCATTAGAGATAAGGCTTAGATTTTGAGTGAATTTTGTGCCTGTAATAGCAATTTCTGAGCCTAAGAAAAAGCCATTTTTAGTTTGCATAGCTTTGAAATGTTTTTGAGATTTCTTTTTTTCTTTAAATTCTCTTTTAACCTGACTTTGCAACAACTCAGCGCTCTTTAAGGGGGCTTTCTCTTGAATAATATTGTGTGGGGCACTCTTTTGTTCTAGCTTGTGTTCTAGTTTTTGCTCTTGTAAAATGTCTTCTTCTTTCTCACTAGGCATAATGGCTAAAAAATCGCTATTATCCACAAAGCTTTCATTCGCATTCAAGCAACTAAGACTAGCTAAAAACAAGGCTTTCTTTAAATGTAAATCCATTACTTTCCTTTCTTATTGGTTAGGGACAATCCAATTATTGTGTGAGGCACAAGAATAATTGGCATTAGGCGTTTGCGCCCATGAGCAATATTTGCCTTTGCTAGATGGTTTCCATTCACTCCCATTGCTAAAGGTATAGTTCATGCAAAGATTACCATTCCCATTAGGGCGGTAATAAGTGGATTGCCAATTCGTAAAATCTTGCGTGTTAATGATTTGCTTAACGCCATTATTGAGATTAAGCTCTTGGCTTAAAGTAGTGAGTTCAAAATTTTTACGATATTCATCGCTCAAATTAAGACGATTGATATAGATAGTTAAAGGAATGCGTTGGAGCGTTTTTTGAGCTTGTGAGGCATAATAGTATTTGTAAGTGTCATACACTGCATCACTATCGCCCTCATTTCTAGGGCGGATATATTCAATGGTTGTGCCTTGGTTGATAGTTTTATATTGCGTAACCCATTTAGCTAAGGTTCTTAAGCCTCCATTAAAATAGCCTGTGTAAGAATGGGTTTTAGTCCAAGAACCCCAGCCATCATTACAATGAGAAGTGGTGGTTAAATCACTGCTATTTAATGCCATTTTTTGAATCTCAAAGGTAGTGTATTGGGACAAATTATCATTAGAACCATCTGTGGTGTTTAAATCGCCTACCTCTTCGCCTTTAACTGAACTTGCAACATTGATTTTGGTGTAAGGTTGAACAATTTTAGGCGCTTTACCCATATCAGAAGTGTAATCACAGCCTGTTATATTGTAGTATTGATTAGCTACCGTA
The Helicobacter pylori genome window above contains:
- a CDS encoding SNF2-related protein is translated as MAYKPSKKKLQTLREEPNLFSILDNSDIAISNPTEESDKVNEKQDPLPYVVKTQINTASMISRNPIEWAKYLSFEKRIYKDNSKEDVRFFANGEIKESSRVYEANKEGFERRITKRYDLIDTINNKEFFSKEIEILTHTNSLEELKEQGLEIQLIHHNETHQKTLENGNEIAKEYDYLKDIYQEVETTKAGELVREIIPSISSAEYFKLYNKLPFESINNENTKLNTNDTIKNTIETNTSNNIIKNNDNNHPNLSLADLELEQQNLGEPNGKERTNRADEPSRARAGIPQEIHRRSEHGGQQEGMERSSDEELSHQDPNLFIEPREQGGTRGVYRSSDQQAVSEKPHRERDRLHEHVFGGDRVSARADGNGASSQANRMENGARSEEKGDNPPNERGIPQPPQSPSHQQNSSRDLGLSLSREQPGQTGRLRLFDHGQVGSLFPTDHENQRSQNNNELDKSSDRANENGDRSPRQNGSANQKGARGERFGIAQGSSNQSVLLPAQSRLHHAGLSAPNGLRNLEQNRDQKRGLLSNLNHLESLLNAIRNNTIASEPDFRSRLLEAIQNNEPLKDSLVGAQLLKDPTTKIFYDKFQLKISPKKVLEILENRIQKSIETTNEALNAFNAPDSQAIDLNAISNSIGLNPTQESGITDNSVELNNAQEQTAQEQDTQENAQTTIKQETQEQETPTTPAIPLNPKIDFKPSEEVLIKGAKTRYKANIKAIRLLKELQTKQEILKGDYYATLKEQEILAQFSGWGALESYFKKDQHPEEFEELKALLTKDEFRRAYLSTRDAYYTPKLVIDSIYQALDRLGFNQNNHQKEIFEPSLGTGKFIAHAPSDKNYRFMGTELDPISANISQFLYPNQVIQNTALENHEFYQEYDAFVGNPPYGNHKIYSSNDKELSNESVHNYFLGKAIKELKDDGIGAFVVSSWFMDAKNPKMREHIAQNATFLGAIRLPNSVFKATGAEVTSDIVFFKKGVEKATNQSFTKAMPYYDKIINSLDDETLFALQNNRFDSFIPSDQLKIVNAVASHFGFKQEKLQRWYEKIDTANFGYREQDYKIIKGFMDKVGENNIHLNEQTLNEYFIHHPENILGHLSLEKTRYSFEINGEQIYKYELQALEDESLDLSQALQQAIEKLPKDVYQYHKTTLKTDALIIDANNERYQEVQKLIKNLERGELVKWDNLYFQLEQNNEMGIFLKPTKINSKVQDSRLKAYFKIKDALNDLTSAELNPLSSDLELENKRAKLNLVYDGFVKKFGYLNENKNRKDIKQDLYGAKVLGLEKDFEKEITPRSAKMQNIEPRQAQAKKAQIFFERTLNPKKELIITNAKEALIASINQKGGLDLHFIRDHFTTQSLETTIKELLEQKLIYKDHKDNGDYVLANDYLSGNVKRKLKEVKEAINQGVEGLEANVKDLELIVPKDLKATEIMAHINSPWIPTQYLEEFLIELSANHYEKQYGDKMTDYQLGNLKEDIKVEHLSGAYEVFVRNNELNELYGIRHKDKPHSYKAPFESLLNKVLNNKDLSVKYAQVDPNDPKKEIFITDEEQSNLAKQKAEELKEAFKDWIYKDYARRTHLEQIYNDTFNNLVLKTYDGSRLELEGFNHNIKLRPHQKNAIFRTIQDKAVCLDHQVGAGKTLCAIASCMEQKRMGLVNKTLIAVPNHLTKQWGDEFYKAYPNANVLVVGSKDITEKERELLFNQIANNNYDAVIIAHTHLELLSNPRGIIEELKEEELVNAEKNFERQELAYKNNPRETKKPNERAFKNKLDKIRAKYDAILEKQGSHIDISQMGIDNLIVDEAHLFKNLAFETSMEKIAGLGNQQGSNRARDLLIKTRYLHQNNKKIMFLTGTPIANSLSEMYHLQRYLTPDVLKERDLEFFDDWAKTYGEVVNDFELDTSAQSYKMVNRFSKFSDVQGLSTMYRAFADIVSNDDILKHNPHFVPKVYGDKPINMVVKRSEEVAQFIGVADENGKYNEGSIIDRMQKCEGKKNKKGQDNILSCTTDARKVALDYRLIDPNAKVEKEFSKSYAMAENIYENYLETHATKGTQLGFIGLSTPKTHSQKVSLEAPDSTHGIENKNPLDEAQELLESLSSYDENGNLIAPSKKELENELKEKKAKNVDLDEELAKGCSFDVYSDVLRHLVQMGIPQNEIAFIHDAKTEEQKQDLFKKLNRGEVRVLLGSPAKMGVGTNVQERLVAMHELDCPWRPDELLQMEGRGIRQGNILHQNDPENFRMKIYRYATEKTYDSRMWQIIETKSKGIEQFRNAHKLGLNELEDFTMGSSNASEMKAEATGNPLIIEEVKLRAEIKSEEAKYKAFNKEHYFNEENLKNNSSQWDYLKQELKDLETLQSSVMIPIHTEIKLYDLKNEESKDYELIKVKEVEPLKENASMSEELTHKKLKEQNKQIAEQNKEKLDAIKKQFASNLNDLFFNEERDCKLLEYKGFVVNAYKTKYQVEFSLNPKDNPNIAYSPSNMVYKNDTSQLFSSYNFCGEIKFDGFLKRLDNAITKLPEKIKELENSIKITQENIAKYTRLVEQRPPYPRLEYLQALKWDHKTLIDDLAKMSKDRDYKPVFNPKSQEVLEKMNAEKRASLENESKEMTEIKNSNKEQEIKRDIKSDDEVRQHIEQVIEKEIEKGTENISSSELITTNNIDYYENEEVEIIKSRGRR